In Pseudomonas deceptionensis, a single window of DNA contains:
- a CDS encoding sensor histidine kinase — MITTSSVPRRPRWRSLALLALCLAPLLWPLQHLAERYYRSELAGQNRQTLDLYVANLLGTLHRYEILPQILGELPDLRDVLANPEDARAQAKANQLLDSISSQTGAVVMYLLDTNGNTLATSNWDKSDSFIGRNFAFRPYFSEAMAGKLGRFFGLGTTSGKRGYYFAAPILEGDKKLGVLVVKVDLDHTEQLWGNTPEQLLATDNNGVVILTSRPEWRFRATRELSEEERQAIFAILPYPTRDPKPLDLDLNAWLVQTQKIDETGWSVNILAPRTLIDRSVRTVLAIGGATLLVVMLLIGLMMQRRRHYLDRIAFEAKTRHELEMRVAERTSDLEGLNRLLREEVLEREHAQQELVRAQDDLVQAGKLSALGTMSASISHELNQPLAAIRTYAENAEVLLDHQRIEDARGNLKLINELTGRMSSIIAHLRAFARRDRHAPESVALQPALDDALALLAKRRRSMEVELIRDLPAATLWVEAGETRLRQVLGNLLANALDALTEKGPPRRLWLSAQSTAEGVTVYIRDNGPGFCMEALGRAGEPFYTTKTRTQGLGLGLAICDTLIRAFGGELLFANHKEGGALITLRLRAGAPGVSLQASEDSRS; from the coding sequence ATGATCACCACCTCCTCAGTTCCTCGCAGACCCCGCTGGCGCAGCCTGGCCTTATTGGCATTGTGCCTCGCCCCTTTGTTGTGGCCGCTTCAGCACCTGGCCGAGCGCTATTACCGCAGCGAACTGGCCGGGCAAAATCGCCAGACCCTCGACCTGTACGTCGCCAACCTGCTGGGTACGCTGCATCGTTATGAAATATTACCGCAGATTCTTGGCGAGCTGCCAGACCTGCGCGACGTGCTGGCCAACCCCGAAGATGCCCGGGCTCAGGCCAAGGCCAACCAGTTGCTGGATAGCATCAGCTCCCAGACCGGCGCGGTGGTCATGTACCTGCTCGATACCAATGGCAATACCCTGGCCACGTCTAACTGGGATAAAAGCGACAGCTTTATCGGGCGCAACTTCGCCTTTCGCCCGTATTTCAGCGAGGCAATGGCCGGCAAACTGGGGCGCTTTTTCGGGCTGGGTACCACCTCCGGCAAGCGCGGCTATTACTTCGCGGCACCGATACTCGAGGGCGATAAAAAACTCGGCGTACTGGTGGTCAAGGTCGATCTGGACCACACCGAGCAGTTGTGGGGCAACACACCCGAGCAACTGCTGGCGACTGACAACAACGGCGTGGTCATCCTCACATCACGCCCGGAGTGGCGCTTCAGAGCCACCCGCGAGCTTTCGGAGGAAGAGCGCCAGGCCATTTTCGCCATCCTGCCCTACCCGACCCGCGACCCGAAGCCGCTGGACCTCGACCTGAATGCCTGGCTGGTGCAAACCCAAAAAATCGACGAGACCGGCTGGAGCGTCAATATCCTTGCTCCGCGCACGCTGATCGACCGTTCGGTGCGTACGGTGCTCGCCATCGGTGGCGCTACCTTGCTGGTGGTCATGCTGTTGATCGGCTTGATGATGCAGCGCCGGCGCCACTACCTGGACCGGATTGCGTTTGAGGCCAAGACCCGCCATGAACTGGAAATGCGTGTGGCGGAACGCACCAGCGACCTGGAGGGGCTCAACCGGCTTCTGCGTGAAGAGGTGCTGGAGCGCGAACATGCGCAACAGGAACTCGTACGCGCCCAGGACGATCTGGTGCAAGCCGGCAAACTGTCAGCGCTGGGCACCATGTCGGCCAGCATCAGCCACGAACTCAACCAGCCGCTGGCGGCCATCCGCACTTACGCCGAAAACGCTGAAGTGTTGCTCGATCATCAGCGCATCGAAGACGCTCGCGGCAATCTCAAGCTGATCAACGAACTGACCGGGCGAATGTCCTCGATCATCGCCCACCTGCGCGCATTCGCCCGGCGTGATCGCCATGCACCGGAAAGCGTTGCCCTGCAACCGGCGCTGGATGATGCGCTGGCATTGCTGGCCAAGCGTCGACGCAGCATGGAAGTCGAACTGATCCGCGATTTGCCCGCCGCCACGCTGTGGGTTGAAGCCGGTGAAACCCGCTTGCGTCAGGTGCTGGGCAACCTGCTGGCCAACGCCCTCGATGCCCTGACGGAAAAAGGCCCGCCCAGACGCTTGTGGCTAAGTGCCCAATCCACGGCAGAAGGCGTCACTGTTTACATTCGCGACAACGGCCCGGGCTTTTGCATGGAAGCATTGGGCCGTGCCGGAGAGCCGTTCTACACCACCAAAACCCGCACCCAGGGTTTGGGGTTGGGGCTGGCCATTTGCGACACGCTGATCCGTGCGTTTGGCGGCGAATTGTTGTTCGCCAACCACAAGGAAGGCGGTGCCTTAATTACCTTACGCCTGCGCGCCGGCGCGCCAGGTGTCAGTTTGCAAGCCAGTGAGGACTCAAGGTCATGA